A single window of Ignavibacteriales bacterium DNA harbors:
- the porU gene encoding type IX secretion system sortase PorU: MKTKFSLMILFFVLNLVLSAQDIKILSSDLNSIILEYHPVYGDTSAISSQGEQFFKIKLLGGFVANFAKQGLPQLQVRALNIGVPSEVGNTIQVLSSDFSILSGKYLPNPRLEKYSVGAVEKYLKGDNYSSTSEPDLVSFGEFGLVRNLPVQTINIYPIQFDGKSNTIKVYKKIIFKISFSSSRAAAQPVKDDLLQSVVLNWDVAKNWGVAEKKLQKISSSAFADGDWYRIETPGEGIYRIDRNYLQALGVDVNNVDPRKIKIFGYGGYSLPEAVSLSKSSGPIENAIYISGEQDGKFDASDYILFYGRQPEFWEYSTLLKKIIRLKQPYSKKNYYLLNISSTNGKRMTEKPSLNISNAYPQQSTFAFVSNDKDSTNIGKSGRDYLGDQFDSFTKSRTYINTLTGILPSSKINYKFRLINGGTTAVSVLVQESGTQIYNTSIRGTVDFIYGYEDSGSETATYSGTLSQERSNLKISLTSSSDAQRLYLDYFEIYYQRALNSISDNLLFFSKDTTTNIEYTLSNFSNSTIQAFDVTDYANVKIISGAAISGGQLKFEASEIKGNVSKYLSVGQSGFKVPVNGIKITNSNLRGNLAGSEMIIIAPRDFKTQAEKYASYRSSQSPYKLSTQIFYVDDIMNEFSGGVLDPTAIRDFVKFAYDNWQIKPSYLLLFGDGDYDYLNSEKLNVNFIPTYQTAESLDEISSYPMDDYFARVSGDDRKIDLAIGRMNIQTTQDADVVIAKVIKYETGLEKGIWRNTITLAADDGPAAAGQDDGSTHTAQSENLANNKIPKYFDLDKIYLAAYPTVFTGSGRRKPGVNKAIVDAVNNGTLILNWIGHGNPGVWAHESVFEKTTTIPQLVNQNYFFLTAATCDFGKYDDPSTQSSTELMNNKGDGGSIAAFTAARVVFSTSNAEINDSLYSNLFRVRDANNLPVRIGKAYFLTKQFLNYENDDKYHLFGDPALRLDEPQMKTAIDSVNGKSLKALVQLNALSPVIIKGSVRNPDGTKNLYNGEAVVSVFDSERSLELKEMNYTITLPGGLIYKGRATVTNGEFQSEFVVPKDISYENKNGKIVSYISNSSIDGVGFTNNIIVGGTNPDAKSDGKGPDIAIYFDNVNFTSSYLVNPDFTLIAKLSDQTGLNTTGTGIGHKLEGILNDDQTNAIDFSNNFVGDLNSGGKSGTINYKFTNMSPGDYKLTIKAWDVYNNLSTQDASFTVVSADNGIVLRDVVNYPNPFSSNTTFTFQHNISSAINAKIKIYSIAGRLIKQIEATDLLDKFVKIDWDGRDEDGNQIANGTYLYKLIVESVDGLFKDNVLGKLAVVR, encoded by the coding sequence ATGAAAACTAAATTCTCTTTAATGATTCTCTTTTTTGTTTTAAATCTGGTCTTGTCTGCCCAGGACATTAAAATTCTTTCATCAGATTTAAATTCCATCATCCTAGAGTACCACCCGGTTTACGGCGACACTTCTGCAATTTCATCGCAGGGCGAACAATTTTTTAAAATAAAATTGCTCGGTGGGTTTGTTGCAAATTTTGCAAAACAAGGATTACCGCAGCTTCAAGTCCGTGCATTAAATATTGGCGTTCCTTCTGAAGTAGGGAATACGATTCAGGTTCTAAGTTCAGATTTTTCTATACTTAGCGGAAAATATTTGCCAAATCCCCGTTTGGAAAAATATTCGGTTGGTGCAGTTGAAAAATATTTAAAAGGTGATAATTATTCCTCAACGTCAGAGCCGGATTTAGTTTCTTTTGGAGAATTTGGGTTAGTCAGAAATCTTCCAGTACAAACAATTAATATTTACCCGATTCAATTTGACGGTAAATCAAATACAATTAAAGTATATAAGAAAATTATTTTCAAGATTTCCTTTTCATCATCTCGTGCAGCCGCTCAACCAGTAAAAGACGATTTGCTTCAATCAGTTGTTCTTAATTGGGATGTTGCTAAAAATTGGGGTGTTGCAGAAAAGAAACTCCAAAAAATATCCAGCTCGGCTTTTGCAGACGGGGATTGGTATCGCATTGAAACTCCGGGAGAAGGAATTTACAGAATAGACAGAAATTATCTGCAGGCATTGGGTGTTGATGTTAACAACGTTGATCCTAGGAAGATAAAGATATTTGGTTATGGAGGTTATTCTTTACCGGAAGCTGTTAGTTTATCTAAAAGCAGCGGACCAATTGAAAATGCTATCTATATATCCGGAGAGCAAGACGGCAAGTTTGATGCGAGTGATTACATTCTCTTTTACGGAAGACAACCAGAATTTTGGGAATATAGTACATTGCTGAAAAAAATTATCCGTTTGAAACAGCCATATTCAAAAAAGAATTATTATCTGCTCAACATCAGTTCTACAAATGGAAAGCGGATGACTGAAAAACCTTCGTTAAATATTTCAAACGCATACCCACAGCAATCAACGTTTGCATTTGTAAGTAACGATAAAGACAGTACTAACATTGGTAAATCCGGTAGAGACTATTTAGGAGACCAATTTGATTCCTTTACAAAAAGTAGAACTTATATTAATACATTAACCGGAATTCTTCCTTCAAGTAAGATCAATTACAAATTCAGACTTATAAACGGCGGCACTACTGCGGTTTCAGTTTTGGTTCAGGAGAGTGGTACTCAGATCTACAATACTTCTATTAGAGGTACTGTCGATTTTATTTATGGCTATGAAGATTCGGGGTCAGAAACTGCAACATATAGTGGTACTCTTTCTCAAGAAAGAAGCAATCTAAAGATTTCACTTACATCGAGTTCAGATGCGCAAAGATTATATCTGGATTATTTTGAAATTTATTATCAGAGAGCACTAAACTCTATTTCGGATAATCTTTTATTTTTCTCCAAAGATACCACTACTAATATTGAATATACTCTTAGTAACTTTTCGAATAGTACGATTCAGGCATTTGATGTGACCGATTACGCAAATGTTAAAATTATCAGCGGGGCTGCAATCAGCGGCGGTCAGTTAAAGTTTGAGGCAAGCGAAATTAAAGGTAACGTGAGCAAATATCTTTCTGTCGGGCAGTCAGGTTTTAAGGTACCGGTAAACGGGATAAAAATTACCAACTCGAATCTTCGAGGTAATTTGGCCGGCAGCGAAATGATTATTATAGCTCCGCGCGATTTCAAAACCCAAGCCGAAAAATATGCATCTTACCGTTCAAGTCAGTCACCTTATAAATTATCCACACAGATTTTTTATGTAGATGATATAATGAATGAATTTTCCGGCGGAGTGCTTGATCCTACAGCTATCAGAGATTTCGTAAAATTTGCATATGACAACTGGCAGATCAAACCATCTTACCTTCTATTATTCGGCGACGGTGATTATGATTATCTCAATAGCGAAAAATTAAATGTAAATTTTATTCCTACTTATCAAACGGCGGAATCGTTGGATGAAATTTCTTCATATCCAATGGATGATTACTTTGCCCGTGTTTCCGGTGACGATAGAAAAATTGATCTTGCAATCGGTAGAATGAATATTCAAACAACTCAAGATGCCGATGTTGTGATTGCTAAAGTTATCAAATACGAAACCGGTTTGGAGAAAGGAATTTGGCGCAATACAATTACACTTGCGGCAGATGACGGACCTGCTGCTGCCGGACAGGATGACGGCAGCACCCATACAGCTCAATCGGAAAATTTAGCTAACAATAAAATTCCAAAATATTTTGATTTGGATAAAATTTATCTTGCTGCTTATCCAACTGTTTTTACCGGATCCGGCAGAAGAAAACCTGGAGTTAATAAAGCTATAGTTGATGCTGTCAATAATGGAACTCTAATTTTAAATTGGATTGGGCATGGTAATCCCGGTGTTTGGGCGCATGAAAGTGTCTTTGAAAAAACAACAACAATTCCGCAATTAGTAAATCAAAATTATTTTTTCTTAACTGCAGCAACCTGCGACTTCGGAAAATATGATGATCCGTCAACTCAAAGTTCAACCGAATTAATGAATAATAAAGGTGATGGTGGTTCAATAGCAGCTTTTACTGCGGCACGAGTCGTTTTTTCAACTTCCAATGCCGAGATAAACGATTCGTTATATTCAAATCTTTTCAGAGTGCGGGACGCAAATAACTTGCCTGTAAGAATTGGGAAAGCATATTTTCTTACAAAACAATTTCTCAATTACGAAAATGATGATAAGTATCACTTGTTTGGCGATCCTGCATTACGTCTTGATGAACCTCAGATGAAAACCGCAATTGATTCAGTTAATGGTAAAAGTTTAAAAGCGTTAGTTCAGTTAAATGCACTTAGCCCGGTGATTATTAAAGGTTCTGTAAGAAATCCGGACGGGACAAAGAATTTATACAATGGCGAAGCGGTTGTAAGTGTATTCGATTCGGAGCGCTCTCTTGAATTAAAAGAAATGAATTACACAATTACTCTTCCCGGAGGATTGATTTACAAAGGAAGAGCAACAGTTACAAATGGTGAATTCCAATCCGAGTTTGTTGTTCCAAAAGATATTTCATATGAAAACAAAAATGGAAAGATTGTCTCATATATCTCCAACAGCAGCATTGATGGAGTTGGGTTTACAAATAATATTATTGTCGGTGGAACAAATCCGGATGCGAAGAGCGATGGTAAAGGGCCGGATATCGCAATCTATTTTGACAATGTAAATTTTACGAGCTCTTATTTGGTTAATCCGGATTTTACATTGATTGCAAAACTTTCAGATCAAACCGGCTTGAATACAACAGGCACCGGTATTGGGCATAAACTGGAAGGGATCTTGAATGATGATCAAACTAACGCGATAGATTTTTCAAATAATTTTGTCGGTGATCTTAATTCCGGCGGTAAATCGGGTACCATTAATTACAAATTTACAAATATGAGTCCGGGCGATTATAAATTAACAATTAAAGCTTGGGATGTTTACAACAACTTATCAACTCAAGATGCTTCATTCACAGTTGTTTCGGCTGATAATGGAATTGTACTTCGCGATGTAGTTAATTATCCCAACCCGTTTTCATCAAATACAACATTTACATTTCAACATAATATAAGCAGTGCGATTAATGCCAAGATAAAAATCTATTCCATTGCCGGAAGATTGATAAAACAAATTGAAGCAACTG